The DNA segment gttgtggctcaaccctagtgtgggtaattaatgggtgtagcttcttaatgatagattgatattgggtgtttgttatttgggttaattttatggtttaattaaggattgatggttgcaaacattgattctagcttagtgggtcttgactcttcttgagaaagagagtctatgaccccaaaattgacccaacaaggaattggggtggacccatgagaaatggtagtcccaattaacgggttaaacctcgagagagtaatcaccctacttgaaccctagttgcttggtctaattggcctacccaattggtctcgagagagtcaattgggcaaaatcgctctcactaccgagaggtgtgagagtgggtataattgtgcaacggttataacattgatcccaaatatgtcaatctattattagtagtctctacccgttagttaaccacctaggtaatgccacgaccctagtgcctttttctatattaatcacaacttagaacatctccctttagcataaattagcttaaacttgtagttgatacaATTAGGAATTGACCCAAAAATGATAGAAGCacaattaggagcaaacacgcattcgtagtctgaacaaatacgcaactccattccaagctccctatggaaattgaccccgataccactatttgggtaaaagtattagcgcctgCTCTTCCTACCATTGCGTAAGGTTGAGTTTGCCgcgatcaactttttggcgccgttaccggggagcttacggtgttgactatttgtgtagctagttttatgttttgcttctctttccttcttgtttactaattttgtttgtgtcgatcaattaGGTACAATgactcttaatgcaaatgaccctctcagcaatgtgatagcgggggaggaggtagaggatctagaacaagatgaggtcttacctcaagttccacgtaGGGGCCAACATGttaatataaatgcaaatgagaacaacaatattccagaccctcctcctgCACCACCAAGAGTGGCTCCCacagttttaccaaatcaaggatacgtcagtgctattgttcctccccgaatctggGCGgagaactttcaaatcacaaatgttatgttgaccttgctcgagcagagaggttatttcacgggtgcctttgatcaaaatgcctacaagcacttgaaggggttcgtggatacatgttggggtagcaagcagacaaacgtgtccgaggatgcgttgagattgaggcttttcccgttttctcttcggggtaaagcattggattggttagaaaggctccccaatcattctattacaacatgggatgaattggcggacaaatttattgccaagttcttctctccaagtcatatggcagctcttcgggatgaaattctagctttcaagcaagagccaacggaacctttgcatgagatatgggaaagatatagaacaatggtgaaagagtgccctaataacgatatggccaaggctatgattcaacaaaccttttatcggggcatcaacaccacaaatcaatgcatcatgaaccaattggccggagggaactttatgaaactttcttaccaagaggcatgtgatgtactggatgaaatggccgacacctcttcgtcatggcaaagccgagcaaacgtgccccaaggtgaccccactgtcattcatttgcacaaggaattgcacgatcatggccaagctatcgccgagcttacaacaactatgaatcaattggcaaaggcacaattgcaacaagtccaaaactcgCGCCAAGTCAAcacaatggaaggtgtttctatgttgaaaaggaggcaaagaggacaacaacctcaaggtaattgtgaacaatatgacaacaacaattatggtggtggttattcaaatgagtgctatgatgatcaaagcgaagaagtccaatatgtcaacaactatcaagggaatagaggtaactcttcaaatcaacaatggcgtcttcaaggtaattggggcaattcaacaacaaggcggaggtaattggaataacaacaaccaaaacaacaattggggtaatcaaggcaaccaaggaaattggcatggtagtaacaataattggggcaacaacaacaatcaaggagggtggaataatagcgggaaccaaggcaaccgggggcaaggttttcaaaggccccccatgtaccaacaaccgaacaatccacccccctttccttctcaaggtctgaGTTCATCCGGAAGcgagatggggagaattgaaagcatgttcgagaaaatgatgaaaaagaaccaagattctgaggcccaattagcttcgcataacacatctatccggaacttggaagtgcaattaggccaaatctctcagtctttaaatactcgcccaaagggtgctctaccaagtgatacggtagtaaaccccaagggtgggcacaataatcatgtgatggtggtgacaacgcgaagtggaagaggcggtgatgtgcatgtcCCAAAAGGAAACCAAGTTATGATGGATGAAGATGAGTTATGAGATAATGAAATgcctttggtggttgaagatgtagttgaaccaagtgtgagagatgatgtgaggattgatgttcatgaggttgaGGAGGAAACACAAGAggtcgtgaacccgtctagggaacacgtgattgatatgCCCGAGCCGGTGGTGCCCAAAGCCCAAGCACCCTTACTTcgacctcctccgccctatcctcaacggttggccaagcaaaagggtgacaaccaatttaagaaattcattgagatgatgaagagtttgactatcaatgtgcctttggtggaggcactcgagcaaatgccggggtacgcaaagttcatgaaagatttggttacaaaaaagagatcaatggagtgtgagacaatcaagatgacacatcaagtgagcgcaattgtacattctatggctccgaaacttgaggaCCCCAAAGccttcactatcccatgtaccattggaagtgccaaCTTTGCAAAATCCCTTTGTGACTTGgaggcaagtatcaatttaattccatattcggtcttcaagaccttggaaATCGGACAACCTcatccaacttctatgaggcttcaaatggcggaccggtcaatgaagcgacctttggggattattgatgatgtccttgtttgtgttgataagttcatattgccggccgatttcgttattttggattgtgaggtggattttgaggtgccaATTATCCTTGGAACACCTTTCCTAGCTACTGGGAAGGCTTTGGTAGATGTTTAGGCGGGAGagttgaccttccgtgttggtaatgaaaaggtggtgttccatgtatgcaaatctatgaggcaaccgaatagcaacgaggtgtgctcgtttgttgacattatcacggcggtgatagtggatgacacaagcgcaatggtGAATGTTGAGGACTCACTTGAAGTcgtgctcttgaacatggatgttgatgatgatgctgggagagttgaatgtgtaaacgctttgcatggtatgggctcgtattcttatgagcctaggaagttatccttggatcttgagaatcgcaaaactcccccaaccaagccatctattgaggagccgccggtgttggagttgaaaccacttcctcctcacctcaggtatgaatacttgggccctaatttcactttgcctattattctttcgtcttgcttgactaacgtgcaggttgacgccactttggcggttctacaAAAGCGCAAGAAGGCAATCAGATGGACATTGGTGGATATACGGGGTATAAGCCccaccttttgcatgcataagatcatattggaggaggatgtgaggccctcacttgaacaccaaaggagactcaacgaagctatgcaagaagtggtcaagaaggaagttatcaagtggcttgacgtcggtgtggtgtatcctatttctgacagctcatgggcttctccggtgcaatgcgtACCGAAGAAGGGCGGGACGACTGTGGTAACCAATGCtaacaatgagttgattcctactcggacggtgacaggatggagagtttgtatggactatagAAAGCTTAACAAGGTGACTCGAAAGGATCATTTTCCGTTGCTGTTCctcgaccaaatgcttgatcgcctTGCGGGTCGGTCGTTCTATTGCTTTTTAGATgggtattcggggtacaatcagattctcATCGCcccggaagatcaggaaaagacgaTCTTTACTTGTCCCTACGGCACATTCGCATTTTCGAGGATGccgtttggattgtgtaatgccccaacgacctttcaacgatgtatgatggcatttttcaccgacatggtagaagatatattggaggtctttatggatgattttagcgtggtGGGAAACTCCTTTGAGGAATGTTTGACAAATTTGGCCCGTGTGTTGGCCGGATGTGAAGATACAAACctagttctcaattgggaaaaataccattttatggtagaagagggtattttattgggtcataagatttcgaagagaggtattgaagttgacaaagccaagattgaagtcatttcaaggttacctcccctacttctgtcaaaggggtgaggagctttttggggcacgcgggtttctaccgaaggttcatcaaagatttctctaaggtagttaatccgttgtgcaagttgttagagaaggaggccaagtttgtttttgatgagaaatgcatggaagctttcgagcttctaaaacacaagttgacaacaacccctatcattaccgcacccaattggagcttgccatttgagctcatgtgtgacgctagtgatgttgcggtaggggcggtcttggtccaaagaatcaacaagatgttccatacggtgtactactcaagcaagacgatgaatgaagctcaaagaaactatacagtcaccgagaaggagTTGCTAGCTATTGTGTTTTCCATGGAAAAGTTCCGACCATAACTTTTGGGGGCCAAAGTAATTATCCATACCGATcttgccgcccttaggtatttgattaccaagaaagattcaaaagcaaggttgatgagatgggtgctacttattcaagagtttgatctagaaattgtggaccgaaaaggaagtgaaaatcaagtggcggaccacttgtcccgcttggaagaagaggggaggccttctgacgaccttgaaatcaatgatgcgTTCCTGtatgaacaactccttgcggtatctATGCATGATATGTCGTGGTTTGCCGATGTGGTAAATTATCTTGTGACCggtataatcccgtatgagcttTCTTCTAACCAAAgtaagaagctcaagcgggatagtttggattattattgggatgagccatatttgttcaagatttgcaccgatggtgtgattcgccGATGTGTCCCagaagaagaacaattgagtattttggaggcttgtcattcctcttcctatggtgtccatcatggcggggtgaggacggcttctaaggtgcttagttatggtttctattggccttccTTATTTACATATGCCGGTGAttttgtcaagagatgtgatgaatgccaacgagccggTGGGATTTAtaaaaaggatgagatgcctctcaacacaattctagaggtggacattttttatgtgtggggtatcgactttatggggccgttcgtgagttcttgtgggaacacctatatcttggtagcggttgattatgtgtcgaatGGGTCGAAGCCGTCGCTTTGCCCAACAaggaagctcgaagtgtggtggcgttcttgaaaaagagtatctttccaaggtttggcactccacgtgctatcattagtgatggtggttctcatttttgcaaccgggcttttgattcattgcttgccaagtatggtgtaaatcacaaggtgaccactccttatcatcctcaagcgagtggccaagttgaggtttccaactgagagatcaagagtattttgtccaaaactgtcaatgccaataggaccgattggttgaagaaactagatgatgctctttgggcctatcggacagcttacaagaccccgattggtatgtctctgtaccggttggtgtttaggaaagcttgtcatcttccggtggaattagagcataaggatatgtgggccttgagaaaattgaacttagaatgggatgtcgttgcgaatctccgggttgagcaactTAATGAGCTAGACGAGTTTAGATCTCATGCCTAATCCAGCACGTCCTTGTACaaagacaagatgaagtaccttcacaataagtatgcccgagggaaggaattcaaagttggtgacatggttcttcttttcaactcaCGGTTGAGGTTATTCCCGGGAAATCTTAAGTCTAAgtggagtggtccatttgaagttgttggtgtaaccccatttggAGCTATTGAtctcaaaaacaaaaatggtgaagttttccgggtcaatgggcatcgtgttaagcattacttgggaaagtttgatgacacCCCCGTGGTGGAactcattcatttgaagtgactttgatggtaacatgcgtcgtgccgcgacgttaaatcaggcgcttcttgggaggcaacccatgtctttttctttcttttttgatttctgttgtagattaggatttttgagctaatggttTGTGAGATGTTCAAGAATTGTGATTGAACCAGTGCAAAACAACTGTGCAAAAAGTGCACAGTCTCTAAACAATGACCGTGCGGCTGCATCCcactttgtgcggttcgcactggcCAAAGAAAATATTGCCAAGTTTCTGAAGATTGCTAGTGCGGTCACGTCCttgcttgtgcggtccgcaccggtGAAGGCCAAGAATGATCAGTCTCTGAACTGCGTTCACGCGGCCGCGTCCCACTTTGAGCGGCCCGCGTGGTTCTCATGTGGCCGCAGCCCGTCTCATGCGGTCCACGTGCCTTCGTTTCAGCACCAGGTAAATGGTAAAGTCCCAGTGCGGCCCGCGGTCGTGTTCACGTGGCCGCACTGGACGGTAAGTGATGGGCCCTACTGTGTTTCCTATAAATAGACCATTAggattttcattagaacttttcgCCAAACTTAACCCCTAAGCCCTAAAAGTTACTATTCATATTCAGAGACCCCTCTTAGTGTTAATATCAAGATTATTTCTTCGCTTTCTGTGTAACATATCTCTCACATTAGTCTTTACTTagtattaatttaaactttatacatgtttccctagtcataacttcttcgtttttcttttttgttcttcgtcgtttcatgattaggatagttttatattattcttgttgttctttgaaatgatgggcatgttataaaggagtagagacaaaGAAAGATGCTAAAATGTGACAGACTTGAGTTTTTTGTAAAACCCTAATTGCCCCTGTAATGAaagcccagcgcggccgcactccctgattatgcggtccgcatgcctTTTACGCGGCCGCATCATTCTGTTAGGCGGTCCGCGTAAGCCTTGAGCCTAAAGGTTGATACTTCCCAGCGCGGTCGCACGCCTTGTTTGTGCGGTCCGCTCCATGCCCCACGCGGCCGCATCCCATgtttgcgcggtccgcgtggGTGAGGTTCAGAGGGCACCAGTTTTTAATAGTATGGCCAATGCAGCTGCATGACCAGTTTGTGTGGACCGCGTTGGCCCCCACACGGCCACACCCCTTGTTCATGCGGTCTGCATGGTTCCTAATCATAGAGGTGTTCATTTCCCAATTtggtcagtgcggtccgcatgccttgtttgtgcggtccgcactgctatCACCTGTTCTCTGTCTGTGTTTCTGTTCTGTACTTAAACTCTGCAATTGcctgaactaacaatgttagaattatttgtgtgcaggaaatggttaaacaacgagggcGTGGAGCTACACAACCCGGACGAGGAGTTGACCCCTCCAGAGGAGGtaaagcaaaattgaagaaacacACTCCCAACCAAAGCTAAAAACAAGAAAGCAGGTGATGAGTGATGAAgagcagtcggggagtgagtacctccCCTCCCAGGATGTCTCAACTGATTCGGGGAAAGCTCTCACAGGCCCAGCTAAAGCTCCAACTGTTATACaacctgagtcgtctgagggctcagaagCAGACAGTGtcaaatactccacctcccccacagcttcagaaTCCGGGGAGGGTGCAGAAGATAAAAACTAGAGTGATGAGGAGGTCCCGGACAGTGGGGTACTTAGAGTTGGGGGAATTGAAAGAACTAGAAGCCCAGTTGTATGGAATGACAGATTTGTCAGTGAGGTGGCCTTTCATAAATTTCGGGAAGTGTGGCCCAAGATGAAGGTGATTCCAGAAAGAAGAGTAGTCACCCAGGATTTATTACCCTACCTTCCCCGAGTCCATGAACAATTTCTTACTAGAGTGGGGTGGGATTTCTTTAAAGATGAGCTGGTCGATGCAAATGAACATATGGTGAAGGAAttctatagcaatgtggcccacacaaAAGAAGGGTCAATTGCAACCAAAGTGCGGGATAAGAAGATAGTGTTCTTGGGAGAGGCGTTGAACGAATATTTGAgtttcaatgaggaggatgactCTCTGTACAGAGAGAAGTTAGCATTGAAAGAGGAAGCTCGTCCTTGGGTGGCACAGTTCTTGGCTCAGCTGGGTACTGTTCCGTAGTGGATTCAGGTGGGGAAGAAAATACTGCGAAAGGACCTCAATTTTGAGGGGAGAGAATGGTTAACTTTTGTATGCAACAGGTTGGACCCTTCGTCCCATGACCAGACCATTCCAATCGCCCGAAGGTTCTCATTGCATCCATCATGGCAAGTTtccccatcaatgtggggaatgttatgtacagtgtgatcacatccattggcattgataaggacagaaactacccctaccTGAACACCCTAACAATGTACTTTGAAGATGCAAAGGTGAAAAAATACCCCTTCGATGTTGGAGTCCGGCCGGTGTCCCCGTTCTTATGGTTTAATATTAAGGGGCCGGACAACCCGAAGGGGGATAAGAAGGGAAAAGCATCCACCTCTGCCCCGACTgaccagtctgaggagc comes from the Nicotiana sylvestris chromosome 4, ASM39365v2, whole genome shotgun sequence genome and includes:
- the LOC138890270 gene encoding uncharacterized protein, with the translated sequence MECETIKMTHQVSAIVHSMAPKLEDPKAFTIPCTIGSANFAKSLCDLEASINLIPYSVFKTLEIGQPHPTSMRLQMADRSMKRPLGIIDDVLVCVDKFILPADFVILDCEVDFEVPIILGTPFLATGKALVDV
- the LOC138890271 gene encoding uncharacterized protein, which translates into the protein MSWFADVVNYLVTGIIPYELSSNQSKKLKRDSLDYYWDEPYLFKICTDGVIRRCVPEEEQLSILEACHSSSYGVHHGGVRTASKVLSYGFYWPSLFTYAGDFVKRCDECQRAGGIYKKDEMPLNTILEVDIFYVWGIDFMGPFVSSCGNTYILVAVDYVSNGSKPSLCPTRKLEVWWRS